A stretch of the Candidatus Rokuibacteriota bacterium genome encodes the following:
- a CDS encoding TRAP transporter fused permease subunit, translating into MPRGLVATIRDRLFTWGALTLGATLLYIGPFGEYPLHVERGIPLLLAATLLFLRVPFARGWRGLAVDVALIAATVFAVLHIVRRFAVIATSFGSLSVIDFASAAAGAVVVLEMARRTIGMSLPVIAGGFVAYAFWGQWLPGDLSHGGFSLERVARFIWLAQDGVWGVPVGVMAEFVSLFIIFGAMVERTGAGQALTWLAGLATRRLRSGPGQSAVLSSAMFGMVSGSGVADVATIGTVTIPVMVRTGYGAVFAAAIQALASIGAQIMPPMLGVSAFLMAELTNTPYIRIAAAAVIPAMLYYLAVGTAVHLETARLNLSRQSGSVSVRERASAARLIQCVLPLIVLVYLLAQQYSPARSVFFAIVTLTALTVFEHRRRPRALVGLLHDVCVSGVEATLALWAATAVVGIVMGMVALTGIGNKLSELVLSLAGGNLLATLLLAAIASIVLGTGLPTLPSYLLLAILVAPALIAQGVPLLVAHFFLFFFGVTSDLTPPTALAPFTAAGIARVDPWRTTWVVLRIGLPVFFIPFAIVYFPQLIIVSRVEETVVAFALAAVGTVLICTANCGFAGGPLRVPTRILLLLAGVACMVPRGWVQLVGLGTGLAIVANGSVGRRAARKIGLRH; encoded by the coding sequence ATGCCGCGCGGCCTCGTTGCGACCATCCGCGATCGCCTCTTCACCTGGGGGGCGCTCACGCTGGGGGCGACCCTTCTGTACATCGGCCCGTTTGGAGAGTACCCGCTTCACGTCGAGCGCGGGATTCCGTTACTGCTCGCGGCGACGCTGCTGTTCCTGCGTGTCCCATTCGCTCGTGGCTGGCGTGGGCTGGCTGTCGATGTGGCTCTCATCGCGGCGACCGTCTTTGCTGTGCTGCATATCGTGCGTCGATTCGCCGTCATCGCGACGAGCTTCGGGAGCCTCTCCGTCATCGACTTTGCATCGGCAGCGGCGGGTGCGGTCGTCGTGCTGGAGATGGCTCGGCGCACCATCGGGATGAGCTTGCCGGTCATCGCTGGCGGATTCGTCGCGTATGCGTTCTGGGGCCAGTGGCTTCCCGGAGATCTGAGCCATGGCGGCTTCTCGCTCGAGCGGGTCGCCCGTTTCATCTGGCTTGCGCAAGATGGCGTGTGGGGTGTTCCGGTCGGCGTGATGGCCGAGTTCGTGTCGCTCTTCATCATATTCGGCGCGATGGTGGAGCGAACGGGAGCCGGGCAGGCGCTGACGTGGCTGGCTGGGCTGGCGACCCGGCGCCTGCGAAGCGGCCCTGGGCAGAGCGCGGTGCTCTCTTCGGCCATGTTTGGGATGGTGTCCGGGAGCGGCGTGGCGGATGTCGCCACCATTGGCACGGTCACGATACCGGTCATGGTCCGGACCGGCTACGGCGCAGTGTTTGCCGCGGCCATCCAGGCGCTCGCCTCGATCGGGGCGCAGATCATGCCGCCGATGCTGGGGGTGTCGGCCTTCCTGATGGCGGAGCTGACGAACACGCCCTACATCCGTATCGCTGCGGCGGCCGTGATCCCCGCCATGCTGTACTACCTCGCAGTCGGAACTGCTGTTCACCTGGAAACGGCTCGGCTGAACCTGTCTCGGCAATCCGGCTCGGTGAGCGTGCGGGAGCGCGCATCGGCCGCACGCCTCATACAGTGTGTGCTCCCGCTGATAGTGCTCGTGTATCTGTTGGCGCAACAGTACAGCCCGGCTCGATCCGTCTTCTTCGCGATCGTGACGCTCACGGCCCTGACGGTGTTCGAGCATCGGCGTCGGCCCCGGGCGCTCGTCGGCCTGCTTCACGACGTGTGTGTGTCTGGCGTGGAGGCAACGCTCGCGCTCTGGGCCGCCACCGCCGTCGTGGGGATCGTCATGGGGATGGTTGCGCTGACCGGCATCGGCAACAAGCTGTCCGAGCTGGTGCTGTCACTGGCTGGCGGGAACCTGCTGGCGACACTCCTGCTCGCCGCGATCGCTTCGATCGTCCTCGGCACCGGGCTGCCGACCTTGCCCTCGTACCTGCTCCTTGCGATCCTGGTCGCCCCCGCGCTGATCGCGCAAGGGGTGCCGCTGCTCGTCGCCCATTTCTTCCTGTTCTTCTTCGGCGTCACATCCGATCTGACGCCGCCGACGGCGCTTGCACCGTTCACGGCAGCCGGGATTGCACGGGTGGACCCATGGCGGACCACGTGGGTGGTCCTCCGGATCGGGCTGCCCGTGTTCTTCATCCCGTTCGCGATCGTGTATTTCCCGCAGCTCATCATCGTGTCCCGGGTCGAGGAGACGGTCGTCGCGTTCGCGCTCGCTGCGGTCGGTACGGTGCTCATCTGCACCGCGAACTGCGGCTTCGCGGGTGGTCCGCTCAGAGTCCCCACGAGGATCCTGCTCTTGCTCGCGGGGGTCGCCTGCATGGTCCCGCGCGGGTGGGTGCAACTGGTAGGGCTCGGCACGGGGCTGGCGATCGTCGCGAATGGGAGCGTCGGTCGCCGTGCGGCCCGGAAGATAGGCCTCAGGCACTAA
- a CDS encoding TAXI family TRAP transporter solute-binding subunit: MLGHRKFLGLALAGAVVIVAGVCSALPPWSPGSASAGGGGQIIRVADKTASLQFSTSTVGGNPHQNGSGWAKIINERSTRVRATVAASAGGPENMSLVAHKQASIGWAVATEVGEAVRGVLPAGNDPVYRSLRPVFSYFFGGLHWVVPAESRVRGPLDFKNSNLKVSIGQPGSSSNAFNRRLLLSYGINLERDIKMLELSPPNGIQRFKDGAIDAYMGFASLPLGQILEMATARKVRFIAHTGDGAKEFLAKIPGWKLGILPRTLYPNVENAEDIPIVTTYQVAMAHRDLDEGVVYEITRLLFENIGEFHKSYQLAKNVTLDDALTGITTPLHGGAYRYYREKGVKVPEHLMPR; the protein is encoded by the coding sequence ATGCTCGGTCATCGTAAGTTCCTAGGATTGGCGCTCGCGGGAGCGGTCGTGATCGTGGCGGGCGTCTGCTCCGCACTACCCCCGTGGAGCCCAGGCAGCGCCAGCGCTGGAGGCGGCGGGCAGATCATCCGGGTCGCGGACAAGACAGCCAGTCTCCAGTTCTCGACGTCCACGGTAGGGGGCAACCCACACCAGAACGGATCCGGCTGGGCCAAGATCATCAACGAGCGGTCCACCCGGGTGCGCGCCACCGTCGCCGCGAGCGCCGGCGGTCCGGAGAACATGAGCCTGGTCGCGCACAAGCAGGCGAGCATTGGGTGGGCGGTCGCGACGGAGGTTGGCGAGGCAGTTCGAGGGGTGTTGCCGGCCGGGAATGATCCTGTGTACCGTTCGCTGCGGCCAGTCTTCTCGTATTTCTTCGGCGGGCTGCACTGGGTCGTGCCGGCCGAATCCCGCGTGCGAGGGCCCCTGGACTTCAAGAACTCGAACCTGAAGGTCAGCATCGGACAGCCTGGCAGCAGCTCGAACGCATTCAACCGACGGTTGCTCCTGAGCTATGGAATCAATCTCGAGCGCGACATCAAGATGCTGGAGCTGTCGCCTCCCAATGGTATTCAACGCTTCAAGGACGGCGCCATCGACGCCTACATGGGCTTTGCCTCGTTACCCCTGGGGCAGATCCTGGAGATGGCAACTGCCCGGAAGGTTCGCTTCATTGCCCACACGGGGGATGGCGCCAAGGAGTTTCTCGCGAAGATTCCCGGCTGGAAACTCGGGATCCTGCCTCGAACGCTGTATCCGAATGTCGAGAACGCCGAGGATATTCCGATCGTGACGACGTACCAGGTGGCGATGGCGCACCGGGACTTGGATGAGGGCGTCGTGTACGAGATCACCCGGCTTCTCTTCGAGAACATCGGCGAGTTCCACAAGAGCTACCAGCTCGCCAAGAACGTGACCTTGGACGACGCCCTGACTGGGATCACGACGCCTCTCCATGGCGGTGCCTACCGCTACTACCGCGAGAAGGGAGTGAAGGTACCGGAACATCTGATGCCACGATAG
- the hpnR gene encoding hopanoid C-3 methylase HpnR: MRVLLVHPSPLMYSELYLRLEPLGLERVAGAIRDAGHQVRLLDLQISPPRALSRELADFTPQAVGFSVNYVANVPEVIDLAREIKRQRPDCFVFVGGHSASFIAPEVLEHAGGAIDCVVRGEGEEIAPLLLEAVGDPRLEALPGVVTRQAAGPAPTLLDSLDRHLPARDLARDRHRYFIGVLDPCASAELTRGCPWDCSFCSAWTFYGRSYRKASPEGAAEDLARIREPNVFLVDDVAFIHPEHGMAVGREVERRGIRKRYYVETRCDVLIKNREVFAYWRRLGLFYMFLGLEALDEEALRRHRKRVTPGENFRALEIARELGFTVAVNLIADPDWDERRFAIVREWALSVPEIVHLTVATPYPGTETWLTESRKLATRDYRLFDVQHAVLPTRLPLRRFYEELVRTQQILARKHLGWGALRRYGVPLLRALGRGQTNYARMLWKFGSIYSVERQCEDHARETSYLIAPPGRSSAPRPRPEELFVHIPVRRAAAEAP, from the coding sequence ATGCGAGTCCTGCTCGTCCATCCGAGTCCCCTGATGTACTCGGAGCTTTACCTCCGGCTCGAGCCGCTGGGGCTCGAGCGCGTGGCAGGCGCGATCCGCGACGCCGGCCACCAGGTGCGGCTCCTCGATCTGCAGATCTCCCCCCCCCGCGCGCTTTCGCGCGAGCTCGCCGACTTCACCCCGCAGGCCGTGGGATTCTCGGTGAACTATGTCGCCAACGTGCCCGAGGTGATCGACCTCGCCCGGGAGATCAAGCGCCAGAGGCCGGACTGCTTCGTCTTCGTCGGCGGTCACAGTGCCTCCTTCATTGCGCCGGAGGTTCTGGAGCACGCCGGCGGAGCCATCGACTGCGTCGTGCGCGGCGAGGGCGAGGAGATCGCCCCGCTCCTGCTCGAGGCCGTCGGCGACCCGCGCCTCGAGGCCCTCCCAGGCGTGGTCACCCGCCAGGCCGCGGGACCGGCGCCGACGCTGCTGGACAGTCTCGACCGGCACCTGCCGGCGCGGGACCTCGCGCGGGACCGCCACCGCTACTTCATCGGCGTGCTGGACCCCTGCGCGTCGGCTGAGCTGACTCGGGGATGCCCCTGGGACTGCTCCTTCTGCAGCGCGTGGACCTTCTACGGCCGCTCCTACCGCAAGGCCTCGCCCGAGGGGGCGGCGGAGGATCTCGCGCGGATCCGGGAGCCGAACGTGTTCCTGGTGGACGACGTGGCATTCATCCACCCGGAGCACGGCATGGCCGTCGGCCGCGAGGTCGAGCGGCGAGGCATCCGCAAGCGGTACTACGTGGAGACGCGCTGCGATGTGCTCATCAAGAACCGGGAGGTCTTCGCCTACTGGAGGCGGCTCGGGCTCTTCTACATGTTCCTGGGGCTCGAGGCGCTGGACGAGGAGGCGCTGCGACGGCACCGCAAGCGCGTGACCCCCGGCGAGAACTTCAGGGCGCTGGAGATCGCGCGCGAGCTGGGCTTCACCGTGGCCGTGAACCTCATCGCCGACCCCGACTGGGACGAGCGGCGCTTCGCCATCGTCCGGGAGTGGGCGCTCAGCGTGCCTGAGATCGTCCACCTCACCGTGGCCACGCCCTACCCGGGCACCGAGACCTGGCTCACCGAGTCGCGCAAGCTCGCCACACGCGACTACCGCCTCTTCGACGTCCAGCACGCGGTGCTGCCAACGCGGCTGCCGCTCCGGCGCTTCTACGAGGAGCTGGTGCGCACCCAGCAGATCCTCGCCCGCAAGCATCTCGGCTGGGGCGCCCTCCGTCGCTACGGCGTCCCCCTGCTGCGAGCGCTGGGGCGCGGGCAGACGAACTACGCACGCATGCTCTGGAAGTTCGGCAGCATCTACAGCGTGGAGCGGCAGTGCGAGGATCACGCTCGCGAGACGTCCTACCTCATCGCCCCGCCGGGAAGGTCGTCGGCGCCGCGGCCGCGCCCCGAGGAGCTCTTCGTTCACATCCCCGTCAGGCGCGCGGCTGCCGAAGCGCCGTAG
- a CDS encoding alkaline phosphatase D family protein: MRPGRRPRPVAAVWATAAALLLGAALAGGAERPREILVTVGEVTDSGAVLWARAPEPGPVTFRYGPAAGPLAGLGHVEAAPAADLATKIRLSGLQPGARQRYTVEQGARRVDGEFVTAPAPSAAAPVTFAWSGDLGSRTACRHVTEGYPIFRALAGRSLDFFIFVGDTIYADHVCEGPDRVPGYGGVARTLAEFRSKHRYNRADPALQHFFQRASVYAIWDDHEVRNDFAGSADRLMPTGRRAFLDYFPVEPPHSEPGRLYRQFQWGRRLELFILDTRQYRSPNTHPDGPGKTMLGAAQKRWLVEGVPASTATWKVVVTSVSLSVPTGRGARDSWSNANILGFPEEGGTGFAVERDAILRAFREAGVRNLIFLAADVHHAELLRHEPAAGWAFHEFIAGPLSASLGRPRPTDQELNSRTLYGLGEVENFGEIRIDEAGLSVRIVDVTGRVRFTHTLAPERH, from the coding sequence ATGAGGCCGGGCCGGCGGCCGCGCCCCGTCGCGGCGGTCTGGGCCACCGCCGCGGCGCTCCTGCTGGGCGCTGCGCTGGCCGGCGGGGCCGAGAGGCCCCGAGAGATCCTCGTGACGGTGGGCGAGGTCACCGACAGCGGAGCTGTCCTCTGGGCTCGCGCTCCCGAGCCTGGCCCCGTGACCTTCCGCTATGGCCCAGCCGCCGGCCCTCTCGCCGGCCTGGGCCACGTGGAGGCCGCCCCGGCTGCCGACCTGGCGACGAAGATCAGGCTGAGCGGGCTCCAGCCAGGCGCGCGTCAGCGCTACACCGTGGAGCAAGGGGCCCGCCGGGTGGACGGGGAGTTCGTGACGGCGCCCGCGCCCTCGGCGGCGGCGCCCGTGACCTTCGCGTGGAGCGGCGACCTGGGTAGCCGGACTGCCTGCCGCCACGTGACCGAGGGCTACCCCATCTTCCGCGCCCTCGCCGGCCGCTCGCTCGACTTCTTCATCTTCGTCGGCGACACGATCTATGCCGATCACGTCTGCGAGGGCCCGGACCGTGTGCCAGGATATGGCGGGGTGGCCCGCACGCTGGCCGAGTTCCGCAGCAAGCACCGCTACAACCGTGCCGACCCGGCGCTGCAGCACTTCTTCCAGCGCGCTTCGGTCTATGCCATCTGGGACGACCACGAGGTGAGGAATGACTTCGCCGGCTCCGCGGACCGGCTCATGCCCACGGGCCGCCGGGCCTTCCTCGACTACTTTCCCGTAGAGCCGCCACACTCCGAGCCCGGGCGGCTGTACCGCCAGTTCCAGTGGGGGCGGCGGCTGGAGCTGTTCATCCTGGACACGCGGCAGTACCGGAGCCCCAACACCCACCCCGACGGACCGGGCAAGACCATGCTCGGGGCCGCGCAGAAGCGCTGGCTCGTGGAGGGGGTGCCGGCCTCGACGGCCACGTGGAAGGTCGTCGTGACGAGCGTGTCCCTGTCCGTGCCCACGGGGCGGGGCGCCAGGGACTCCTGGAGCAACGCGAACATCCTCGGCTTCCCGGAGGAGGGCGGCACCGGCTTCGCCGTGGAGCGCGATGCGATCCTGCGCGCCTTCCGCGAGGCCGGCGTCAGGAACCTGATCTTCCTCGCCGCCGACGTGCACCACGCGGAGCTGCTCCGCCACGAGCCGGCGGCCGGCTGGGCCTTCCACGAGTTCATCGCGGGGCCGCTCTCGGCCTCGCTGGGCCGGCCGCGTCCGACCGACCAGGAGCTCAACTCCCGCACGCTCTACGGCCTCGGCGAGGTCGAGAACTTCGGCGAGATCCGGATCGACGAGGCGGGCCTCTCCGTGCGCATCGTGGATGTCACGGGTCGGGTCCGCTTCACTCACACCCTCGCCCCCGAGCGCCACTGA
- a CDS encoding DUF2889 domain-containing protein, whose product MATPFFTRRKEVVIEQEAEGRFRFLGTLEDDVHHIRATLLVTYPSMTIVEATGEMVRGTNPPFCAGATGVLGGLVGERLHRGFARIAQDKVGTSLGCPHLMEIVTDMGRAAFQVTMLRLRERVRADPVQAARILADPLARRSFVLAGVPQLENTCWVFNRDNDQRFEEEARRPDR is encoded by the coding sequence ATGGCAACACCCTTCTTCACCCGACGCAAGGAGGTGGTGATCGAGCAGGAGGCGGAGGGCCGCTTCCGGTTCCTGGGCACGCTCGAGGACGACGTCCATCACATCCGCGCGACGCTGCTGGTCACCTATCCCTCCATGACCATCGTCGAGGCCACCGGGGAGATGGTGAGGGGGACCAACCCGCCCTTCTGCGCCGGCGCCACGGGGGTGCTGGGCGGGCTCGTGGGCGAGCGGCTGCACCGCGGCTTCGCCAGGATCGCCCAGGACAAGGTGGGCACGAGTCTCGGCTGCCCGCACCTGATGGAGATTGTCACGGACATGGGGCGGGCAGCCTTCCAGGTCACCATGCTCCGGCTGAGGGAGCGGGTCCGGGCCGATCCCGTGCAGGCGGCCCGCATCCTCGCCGATCCGCTCGCCCGGCGGAGCTTCGTCCTCGCCGGCGTGCCCCAGCTCGAGAACACGTGCTGGGTCTTCAACCGTGACAATGACCAGCGCTTCGAGGAGGAGGCGCGGAGGCCGGACCGGTGA
- a CDS encoding SDR family oxidoreductase: MLQDKVAVVTGAGRGIGREIALLMARHGAAVVVNDYGGGADGAGGGSAPADEVVSEIKGLGGRATASYDSVATMAGGRNIVQAALDHFGRVDIVVNNAGILRDRMIFNMTEEEWDGVIDTHLKGCFAVTRAAVPHMREQKWGRLINMTSTSGLVGNVGQANYAAAKLGIVGFTKVVALDMARYNVTANCISPFAWTRMIGTIPTETEAQKARVEKIKKMGPEHIAPVAVFLASDAAKEVSGQVLGVRGKEIMLFGHMRPTRSVHHEPGWTPERLADMFPGTLKHHLVPLETSGQYFNYDPLV, translated from the coding sequence ATGCTACAGGACAAGGTGGCCGTCGTGACCGGCGCGGGCCGCGGGATCGGCCGGGAGATCGCCTTGCTGATGGCCCGGCACGGCGCGGCGGTGGTAGTCAACGACTACGGCGGCGGCGCCGACGGCGCGGGCGGAGGCTCGGCGCCCGCCGACGAGGTCGTGAGCGAGATCAAGGGCCTGGGCGGGCGGGCCACGGCCAGCTACGACTCGGTGGCCACCATGGCGGGCGGGCGGAACATCGTGCAGGCGGCGCTGGACCACTTCGGGCGCGTGGACATCGTGGTGAACAACGCGGGCATCCTCCGCGACCGCATGATCTTCAACATGACGGAGGAGGAGTGGGACGGCGTCATCGACACGCACCTCAAGGGCTGCTTCGCCGTCACGCGCGCGGCGGTGCCCCACATGCGCGAGCAGAAGTGGGGGCGCCTGATCAACATGACCTCCACCTCGGGTCTGGTGGGCAACGTGGGACAGGCCAACTACGCCGCCGCCAAGCTCGGCATCGTGGGCTTCACCAAGGTGGTGGCGCTGGACATGGCGCGCTACAACGTGACTGCCAACTGCATCTCTCCCTTCGCGTGGACGCGGATGATCGGCACCATCCCGACCGAGACCGAGGCGCAGAAGGCGCGCGTGGAGAAGATCAAGAAGATGGGCCCGGAGCACATCGCCCCCGTGGCGGTCTTCCTAGCCTCGGACGCCGCCAAGGAGGTCTCGGGGCAGGTCCTGGGGGTACGCGGCAAGGAGATCATGCTCTTCGGCCACATGCGTCCGACGCGCAGCGTCCATCACGAGCCCGGCTGGACCCCCGAGCGGCTGGCTGACATGTTCCCGGGGACGCTCAAGCACCACCTCGTGCCGCTCGAGACCTCCGGCCAGTACTTCAACTACGACCCGCTGGTCTGA
- a CDS encoding CoA transferase, giving the protein MAPPSPPPLEGIRVLEAAHLIAGPFRGMCLGDLGADVVKVEACESADAGRTVYRAYRGGEGLLHLVVNRNKRGVCVDLRRPEGLAVFRRLAERADMIIEEFRGGHAGEAREDARHHPDPGAGAGGAHAGGIEGDRVRRDRDRGPRRWGRAVTQWTRCHS; this is encoded by the coding sequence ATGGCACCGCCGTCTCCGCCGCCGCTCGAGGGGATCCGGGTCCTGGAGGCCGCCCATCTCATCGCGGGGCCATTCCGCGGGATGTGTCTTGGCGACCTGGGCGCCGACGTCGTCAAGGTCGAGGCGTGCGAGTCCGCCGACGCGGGCCGCACGGTGTACCGCGCGTACCGCGGGGGCGAGGGTCTCCTCCACCTCGTTGTCAACCGGAACAAGCGCGGGGTGTGCGTGGACCTGCGCCGCCCGGAGGGCCTCGCCGTGTTCCGGCGGCTGGCGGAGCGGGCCGACATGATCATCGAGGAGTTCCGGGGCGGCCACGCCGGTGAAGCTCGAGAAGACGCCCGGCACCATCCGGACCCCGGCGCCGGCGCTGGGGGAGCACACGCGGGAGGTATCGAGGGAGATCGGGTACGCCGAGACCGAGATCGAGGTCCCCGGCGCTGGGGGCGTGCTGTGACGCAGTGGACCCGATGTCATTCCTGA
- a CDS encoding YihY/virulence factor BrkB family protein codes for MILALWRALRGFAAHRGLFMAAGLSFYLLICLIPMLFLVVSALGFVLTSEAATQAVLSQLAQIIPVYRREVSDALARIIATRNLSGLLGTAILLLFSTQLFGSLRQVMNEIFAVRRGRGFFRGMLYDVLMLFVMGALFLASIGIMDLFFWLRAFVLTPFLVPRQWIRWMSVALALGLNAGLFFVAYRYFPSRKVPAGAALAGALLAAVLWEIAKQLFRWYILAVGVYDQIYGPLGVLVALAMFAYYTGIVLLLGAEYAAALEAWRRSRRQGRLG; via the coding sequence GTGATCCTGGCGCTCTGGCGGGCGCTCCGGGGCTTCGCGGCCCACCGCGGTCTGTTCATGGCCGCCGGGCTCTCCTTCTACCTGCTCATCTGTCTCATCCCCATGCTCTTCCTCGTGGTGTCGGCCCTCGGCTTCGTCCTCACCAGCGAGGCCGCGACCCAGGCGGTGCTGAGCCAGCTCGCCCAGATCATCCCCGTGTACCGGAGGGAGGTGAGCGACGCCCTCGCCCGCATCATCGCCACGCGCAACCTCTCCGGTCTCCTCGGCACCGCCATTCTGCTGCTCTTCTCCACGCAGCTCTTCGGGTCCCTGCGGCAGGTCATGAACGAGATCTTCGCCGTCAGGCGAGGGCGCGGCTTCTTCCGCGGCATGCTCTACGACGTCCTCATGCTCTTCGTGATGGGCGCCCTCTTCCTGGCCAGCATCGGCATCATGGACCTGTTCTTCTGGCTCAGAGCCTTCGTGCTGACGCCCTTTCTCGTGCCCCGCCAGTGGATCCGCTGGATGTCCGTCGCGCTGGCGCTCGGGCTCAACGCCGGTCTCTTCTTCGTCGCCTACCGCTACTTCCCAAGCCGCAAGGTGCCGGCGGGCGCGGCGCTGGCCGGCGCCCTCCTGGCGGCCGTCCTGTGGGAGATCGCCAAGCAACTGTTCCGCTGGTACATCCTCGCCGTGGGCGTCTACGATCAGATCTACGGCCCGCTGGGGGTGCTCGTGGCGCTGGCGATGTTCGCCTACTACACGGGCATCGTCTTGCTCCTGGGCGCCGAGTACGCGGCAGCGCTGGAGGCCTGGCGCCGCTCGCGGCGCCAGGGACGTCTGGGATGA
- a CDS encoding SDR family oxidoreductase: protein MDLGLAGKVAFVAAASKGMGRACALGLAAEGARVAMCARNDGPLREAAEEVRKQTGGEALAVPADLSRAEDVARAMARTAEVLGGVDVLVANVGGPPPGGFDQMTDAQWNEAFEQVHLSTVRLIRAALPHMRQRRWGRILAIQSSSVKQPVDGLVLSNGIRPGVAGLFKTLAGDLAKDNITVNLVLPGRILTDRFLQHQTERARTASRSLEAQMALAGADIPMGRVGTPEEFASVVVFLASQRASYVTGAVIQVDGGLIRSVV, encoded by the coding sequence ATGGATCTCGGACTCGCGGGCAAGGTGGCTTTCGTGGCGGCGGCAAGCAAGGGCATGGGCCGGGCCTGCGCGCTCGGACTGGCGGCCGAGGGGGCGCGCGTGGCCATGTGCGCCCGCAACGATGGTCCGCTCCGCGAGGCCGCCGAGGAGGTGCGGAAGCAGACGGGCGGCGAGGCGCTGGCCGTCCCGGCCGACCTCAGCCGGGCCGAGGACGTGGCGCGCGCCATGGCGCGCACCGCCGAGGTCCTCGGCGGGGTGGATGTCCTGGTCGCCAACGTCGGCGGGCCGCCGCCCGGCGGCTTCGACCAGATGACGGACGCGCAGTGGAACGAGGCCTTCGAGCAGGTGCACCTGTCCACGGTGCGGCTCATCCGCGCAGCGTTGCCTCACATGAGGCAGCGGAGATGGGGGCGCATCCTCGCCATCCAGTCTTCCTCCGTGAAGCAGCCGGTGGACGGGCTGGTCCTCTCCAACGGCATCCGGCCGGGTGTGGCGGGGCTGTTCAAGACCCTGGCCGGAGACCTCGCCAAGGACAACATCACCGTGAACCTGGTGCTGCCGGGGCGGATCCTGACGGACCGCTTCCTCCAGCACCAGACGGAGCGGGCGCGGACGGCGAGCCGGAGCCTCGAGGCGCAGATGGCGCTGGCCGGCGCCGACATCCCGATGGGGCGCGTTGGCACCCCCGAGGAGTTCGCCAGCGTGGTCGTCTTCCTCGCCTCCCAGCGGGCCTCCTATGTCACCGGAGCCGTCATCCAGGTGGACGGGGGCCTCATCAGGAGCGTGGTGTAG
- a CDS encoding dienelactone hydrolase family protein gives MTTRLLAALALAGLLGGCAGAVAFHSVTPGAPEEIRARLSAPPGRGPFPAVVLLHGCGGLSPQLERWARWLAARGYVALVVDSFGPRKVAGDCLPETPDDIPITARFDDAMGALRWLQSQPFVRPDRVAALGFSQGGVYAMAVINGPSLERAQKRGVKLPAPGFAAAVGVYPGGCSSLVKQLVVRPLLVLIGGADDWTPAPVCQEMVDSMRARGAEVSLVIYPGAYHYFDVEGQRLEVLPHVGNDHKPGGRGATVSYQAEAAADAFRQVESFFRKHLGP, from the coding sequence ATGACGACCCGTCTGCTTGCTGCGCTCGCGCTGGCCGGGCTCCTCGGCGGTTGCGCAGGAGCCGTGGCGTTCCACAGCGTGACGCCTGGGGCCCCGGAGGAGATCAGGGCGAGGCTCAGCGCCCCGCCAGGCCGAGGACCCTTCCCGGCAGTGGTGCTGCTGCACGGTTGCGGCGGCCTCTCCCCGCAGCTCGAGCGCTGGGCCCGCTGGCTCGCCGCCCGCGGGTACGTCGCGCTCGTGGTGGACAGCTTCGGCCCCCGGAAGGTGGCGGGGGACTGCCTCCCCGAGACCCCTGACGACATCCCGATCACCGCGCGCTTCGACGATGCGATGGGCGCTCTCCGCTGGCTGCAATCGCAGCCGTTCGTCCGGCCGGACCGCGTGGCGGCCCTGGGGTTCTCCCAGGGCGGTGTCTACGCCATGGCGGTGATCAACGGGCCGAGCCTCGAGCGGGCGCAGAAGCGCGGAGTGAAGCTGCCCGCGCCCGGCTTTGCGGCCGCGGTGGGCGTCTATCCCGGCGGCTGCTCCTCCCTGGTGAAGCAGCTCGTGGTCCGCCCGCTCCTGGTACTGATCGGCGGGGCGGATGACTGGACACCCGCGCCCGTGTGCCAGGAGATGGTGGACAGCATGCGGGCGCGCGGGGCCGAGGTCTCCCTGGTGATCTACCCAGGGGCCTACCACTACTTCGACGTTGAGGGGCAGCGGCTCGAGGTGCTTCCGCATGTCGGGAACGACCACAAGCCCGGGGGGCGCGGCGCCACCGTGTCGTACCAAGCCGAGGCCGCGGCCGACGCGTTCCGCCAGGTGGAGTCCTTCTTCCGCAAGCACCTCGGGCCGTGA
- a CDS encoding DsbA family protein — MGDDLVIQWKAFPLRPAPDPSVTFKGTYREEGWRRCDAMAQGDGIRFTPWPRDEYPHWSLPALEAAKCVLLQGREAFERLHLLLYEAFFTRSVNIADPEELTGVIRESGADMPRFLADFGGGAGRQAVLADYQDGLTRDRVRAIPTIVVEGGQRLTGLADLATYRKAIESA; from the coding sequence ATGGGCGACGACCTCGTCATCCAGTGGAAGGCCTTCCCGCTCCGCCCCGCGCCGGACCCGAGCGTCACCTTCAAGGGCACGTACCGCGAGGAGGGGTGGCGGCGCTGCGACGCGATGGCGCAGGGAGACGGCATCCGGTTCACGCCATGGCCGCGCGACGAGTACCCCCACTGGTCGCTCCCGGCCCTCGAGGCCGCCAAGTGCGTCCTCCTCCAGGGACGCGAGGCGTTCGAGCGCCTACACCTGCTCTTGTACGAGGCCTTCTTCACCCGCAGCGTGAACATCGCCGACCCGGAGGAGCTGACCGGCGTGATCCGCGAATCGGGCGCCGACATGCCGCGCTTCCTCGCCGACTTCGGGGGCGGCGCGGGGCGCCAGGCGGTCCTGGCCGACTACCAGGATGGGCTCACGCGCGACCGGGTGCGCGCCATCCCCACCATCGTCGTGGAGGGCGGCCAGCGGCTCACCGGCCTCGCGGACCTCGCCACGTACAGGAAGGCGATCGAGTCCGCGTAG